CGCGCAGCCTCCCCCTTTTCGTGGCTTATTCTATACAAACCCACAAGCCTGCTCCCTCTTGTTTGTATCATGGATAACAGCCGCTGCAACAGCTGCACAAGCAATTATAACCACACTACTTGTGGTGTTGACATGACCATGGAAGCTCTAATCCTCCATGATCAACTTCCTTATGACTTGATTTACCCTAATTATCCACTTGATCAGACACATCAAATAATACCAATAACCCCAAGCCATGTACTCAACCCACAAGGTTTCCCCAGTGATAATCAAGTTGGAATATGCCAGAGATCAGAGGAACAACAGCAAGAAGCACagccagaagaagaagaagaagaagaagaagaagaagaagaagaggaattagGAGCCATGAAAGAGATGTTGTACAAGATTGCAGCAATGCAACCTGTGGACATCGACCCGGCAACAATTCAAAAGCCGAAAAGGCGTAATGTTCGCATAAGTAATGATCCTCAGAGTGTAGCTGCACGCCACAGAAGAGAGAGGATTAGTGAGAAGATAAGAATTCTTCAGAGACTAGTTCCAGGGGGAACAAAGATGGACACAGCTACCATGTTGGACGAAGCCATTCGCTACGTCAAGTTCTTAAAGAGACAAGTGCACCAGCTGCAGTCCAATGATCACTCATCTATGCCGTTGCCgccaccgccgccgccgccgccgcataataataataataataatattggaggaggaggaggaggaggagtcatgGGTCGACACTACTTATCAGCTTTGGATTGTGAAGCTCTGGGCATCACCTCTCCCTTTTCCTCCTCGGTGCAACCACCGGCTGTTGGGGTTGCCGGATTCACCATTGGAGCCACGGCCGGCAGCGACAACCCATGTAACACTTTGCGCTTTAACCATCAGCTGGATGAGGTAATTAGGATCAATGACTCTAAGTGATTAACAATGAAGCAGCATCGATATCTTAATTTATTGGTGTAATTGAAAGAAACTGGCCTGATTAAATTAAAGGAAGAGATCGAAGGGAATGTGGGATTAATCTATTGTGCTTTAACCAATAGATTATGATTATTACGAATATTAATTACTAGTATTATTAGTATGGTAGCTAGTGGCCTTATAAGTGAAGATTAACAGAGGATAGTACTGTAGGAGATACGGTACGTAGGTAGGAGTACTTCCCTTTTGGTCCTCCCTCATCTTAatttgtgttttcttttattagtttaatttggTCTCTATTGGGTACGTGAAGATCGAAATTAAGCAATTGGACAGTTGAATGAGAAGCCGTTAATTACCTTGAGTTACGTAACTCCAATATCTATATATCATCTTATGTATAAGCTAGCTAGGGATTTTCTGCAAATCCTAACAGCCGGAAAGTTCCATTTTGTTGGGCAAATCCTCTTCTCTTCCAGGCTGGCCGGCCGCCGGGTAGAGCTAGTGGTGTgacatctttttctctttctctctctctgaggaGCTTCACATATGGTGTCATCAGTCATGTTCTCGTGATCACTTATGAAACCATTGGGTCTGTCATTATGGGCTGAATTAGCTGAGCGCTGGATCGGGACTGAAATTGTTTTGACAGATCATCAGAGGTAGGGGGTTGGGTATGTTTGGTGATTCAGCAGCATGCATCGGCCATAAGATGGTTGAGAG
The sequence above is a segment of the Telopea speciosissima isolate NSW1024214 ecotype Mountain lineage chromosome 7, Tspe_v1, whole genome shotgun sequence genome. Coding sequences within it:
- the LOC122667270 gene encoding transcription factor HEC2-like codes for the protein MDNSRCNSCTSNYNHTTCGVDMTMEALILHDQLPYDLIYPNYPLDQTHQIIPITPSHVLNPQGFPSDNQVGICQRSEEQQQEAQPEEEEEEEEEEEEEELGAMKEMLYKIAAMQPVDIDPATIQKPKRRNVRISNDPQSVAARHRRERISEKIRILQRLVPGGTKMDTATMLDEAIRYVKFLKRQVHQLQSNDHSSMPLPPPPPPPPYSTTAWRCLVDGLDDLPIKDKKGYFEFVYSLLEDLELVAFWKQGGSSRHLRRI